In Nymphaea colorata isolate Beijing-Zhang1983 chromosome 3, ASM883128v2, whole genome shotgun sequence, a genomic segment contains:
- the LOC116249748 gene encoding tubby-like protein 8 isoform X3 has translation MPSFTRNGVHSQGCSFKSLYLNPLNDLRDYEDGGSGELNLHLCSSSGNGLYGQGWSSNRGKKPMEEGGGRASSSWNTKNGLSHRRKGFFSNSCASLVDIKENRNLWFETNANLNDSMCVWDDSNAVTAPASAWSTLSNRSLIYRQLPEDIGRCSCYIVQEQPDKHGGFFLYTLYTNSISLGVQWKDSKKLVAIATFFPTIATLTGSFRRMKAFVPKSRSKHAKNSLQVRNSRGLSRNWEENKSKVHQLFSKTPHYNKSSKQHELDFRERSRTDISIQASVKNFQLTMKEDGGGQTVLLFGKLGKSKYLMDYRYPLTGYQAFAICLASIDSKLCYCI, from the exons ATGCCTTCATTTACGAGAAATGGCGTCCATTCGCAAGGATGTTCTTTCAAATCTCTGTATCTCAATCCTCTGAATGACCTCAGGGATTACGAAGATGGTGGCAGCGGAGAACTCAATCTGCATCTGTGTAGTTCGTCGGGAAACGGGCTCTACGGGCAAGGCTGGTCTTCCAACAGAGGCAAGAAGCCCATGGAAGAAGGTGGTGGTCGTGCTAGCAGCAGTTGGAATACTAAGAATGGTTTGTCTCACAGGAGAAAAGGTTTCTTCTCGAATTCCTGCGCCAGTCTTGTCGATATCAAAGAAAATAGGAACTTATGGTTTGAAACCAATGCAAACCTAAACGATTCGATGTGTGTTTGGGACGATTCGAATGCTGTGACTGCTCCTGCTTCAGCTTGGTCCACCCTCTCTAACAG GTCTCTAATCTATAGGCAACTTCCAGAAGATATAGGAAGGTGTTCCTGCTACATTGTACAAGAACAGCCTGACAAACATGGTGGATTTTTCCTTTACACCCTCTACACTAAT agtATCTCTCTTGGTGTCCAGTGGAAGGATTCCAAGAAACTGGTCGCAATTGCTAC TTTCTTTCCCACCATAGCCACTTTGACTGGGAGTTTCAGGAGGATGAAGGCTTTTGTACCAAAATCTCGATCAAAGCATGCTAAAAATTCTCTTCAG GTACGCAATTCAAGAGGATTGTCAAGGAACTGGGAGGAGAACAAGAGCAAAGTGCACCAGTTATTCTCAAAAACTCCACACTACAACAAA AGCTCAAAGCAACATGAACTAGATTTCAGAGAAAGAAGCAGGACAGACATATCTATACAAGCATCAGTTAAGAACTTTCAGCTTACAATGAAG GAAGATGGCGGAGGGCAAACAGTTCTTCTTTTCGGAAAGTTAGGAAAGTCAAAATACTTGATGGATTATAG GTATCCCTTGACTGGCTACCAGGCTTTTGCAATTTGCTTAGCATCCATAGATTCAAAACTGTGTTACTGCATCTAG
- the LOC116249748 gene encoding tubby-like protein 8 isoform X1 yields MPSFTRNGVHSQGCSFKSLYLNPLNDLRDYEDGGSGELNLHLCSSSGNGLYGQGWSSNRGKKPMEEGGGRASSSWNTKNGLSHRRKGFFSNSCASLVDIKENRNLWFETNANLNDSMCVWDDSNAVTAPASAWSTLSNRSLIYRQLPEDIGRCSCYIVQEQPDKHGGFFLYTLYTNEGQGRVDRKLAVAYHQRKWGRSEFIVAQNPAGIKSKWHETFIGTVTANFMGTCYHIWDQSISLGVQWKDSKKLVAIATFFPTIATLTGSFRRMKAFVPKSRSKHAKNSLQVRNSRGLSRNWEENKSKVHQLFSKTPHYNKSSKQHELDFRERSRTDISIQASVKNFQLTMKEDGGGQTVLLFGKLGKSKYLMDYRYPLTGYQAFAICLASIDSKLCYCI; encoded by the exons ATGCCTTCATTTACGAGAAATGGCGTCCATTCGCAAGGATGTTCTTTCAAATCTCTGTATCTCAATCCTCTGAATGACCTCAGGGATTACGAAGATGGTGGCAGCGGAGAACTCAATCTGCATCTGTGTAGTTCGTCGGGAAACGGGCTCTACGGGCAAGGCTGGTCTTCCAACAGAGGCAAGAAGCCCATGGAAGAAGGTGGTGGTCGTGCTAGCAGCAGTTGGAATACTAAGAATGGTTTGTCTCACAGGAGAAAAGGTTTCTTCTCGAATTCCTGCGCCAGTCTTGTCGATATCAAAGAAAATAGGAACTTATGGTTTGAAACCAATGCAAACCTAAACGATTCGATGTGTGTTTGGGACGATTCGAATGCTGTGACTGCTCCTGCTTCAGCTTGGTCCACCCTCTCTAACAG GTCTCTAATCTATAGGCAACTTCCAGAAGATATAGGAAGGTGTTCCTGCTACATTGTACAAGAACAGCCTGACAAACATGGTGGATTTTTCCTTTACACCCTCTACACTAAT GAGGGTCAAGGAAGGGTAGATCGAAAACTTGCTGTGGCCTACCACCAAAGAAAATGGGGCAGATCTGAATTCATTGTAGCACAAAACCCAGCTGGGATCAAGTCTAAGTGGCATGAAACTTTCATTGGAACCGTAACTGCTAATTTCATGGGCACATGCTACCACATATGGGATCAG agtATCTCTCTTGGTGTCCAGTGGAAGGATTCCAAGAAACTGGTCGCAATTGCTAC TTTCTTTCCCACCATAGCCACTTTGACTGGGAGTTTCAGGAGGATGAAGGCTTTTGTACCAAAATCTCGATCAAAGCATGCTAAAAATTCTCTTCAG GTACGCAATTCAAGAGGATTGTCAAGGAACTGGGAGGAGAACAAGAGCAAAGTGCACCAGTTATTCTCAAAAACTCCACACTACAACAAA AGCTCAAAGCAACATGAACTAGATTTCAGAGAAAGAAGCAGGACAGACATATCTATACAAGCATCAGTTAAGAACTTTCAGCTTACAATGAAG GAAGATGGCGGAGGGCAAACAGTTCTTCTTTTCGGAAAGTTAGGAAAGTCAAAATACTTGATGGATTATAG GTATCCCTTGACTGGCTACCAGGCTTTTGCAATTTGCTTAGCATCCATAGATTCAAAACTGTGTTACTGCATCTAG
- the LOC116249748 gene encoding tubby-like protein 8 isoform X2 has protein sequence MPSFTRNGVHSQGCSFKSLYLNPLNDLRDYEDGGSGELNLHLCSSSGNGLYGQGWSSNRGKKPMEEGGGRASSSWNTKNGLSHRRKGFFSNSCASLVDIKENRNLWFETNANLNDSMCVWDDSNAVTAPASAWSTLSNRQLPEDIGRCSCYIVQEQPDKHGGFFLYTLYTNEGQGRVDRKLAVAYHQRKWGRSEFIVAQNPAGIKSKWHETFIGTVTANFMGTCYHIWDQSISLGVQWKDSKKLVAIATFFPTIATLTGSFRRMKAFVPKSRSKHAKNSLQVRNSRGLSRNWEENKSKVHQLFSKTPHYNKSSKQHELDFRERSRTDISIQASVKNFQLTMKEDGGGQTVLLFGKLGKSKYLMDYRYPLTGYQAFAICLASIDSKLCYCI, from the exons ATGCCTTCATTTACGAGAAATGGCGTCCATTCGCAAGGATGTTCTTTCAAATCTCTGTATCTCAATCCTCTGAATGACCTCAGGGATTACGAAGATGGTGGCAGCGGAGAACTCAATCTGCATCTGTGTAGTTCGTCGGGAAACGGGCTCTACGGGCAAGGCTGGTCTTCCAACAGAGGCAAGAAGCCCATGGAAGAAGGTGGTGGTCGTGCTAGCAGCAGTTGGAATACTAAGAATGGTTTGTCTCACAGGAGAAAAGGTTTCTTCTCGAATTCCTGCGCCAGTCTTGTCGATATCAAAGAAAATAGGAACTTATGGTTTGAAACCAATGCAAACCTAAACGATTCGATGTGTGTTTGGGACGATTCGAATGCTGTGACTGCTCCTGCTTCAGCTTGGTCCACCCTCTCTAACAG GCAACTTCCAGAAGATATAGGAAGGTGTTCCTGCTACATTGTACAAGAACAGCCTGACAAACATGGTGGATTTTTCCTTTACACCCTCTACACTAAT GAGGGTCAAGGAAGGGTAGATCGAAAACTTGCTGTGGCCTACCACCAAAGAAAATGGGGCAGATCTGAATTCATTGTAGCACAAAACCCAGCTGGGATCAAGTCTAAGTGGCATGAAACTTTCATTGGAACCGTAACTGCTAATTTCATGGGCACATGCTACCACATATGGGATCAG agtATCTCTCTTGGTGTCCAGTGGAAGGATTCCAAGAAACTGGTCGCAATTGCTAC TTTCTTTCCCACCATAGCCACTTTGACTGGGAGTTTCAGGAGGATGAAGGCTTTTGTACCAAAATCTCGATCAAAGCATGCTAAAAATTCTCTTCAG GTACGCAATTCAAGAGGATTGTCAAGGAACTGGGAGGAGAACAAGAGCAAAGTGCACCAGTTATTCTCAAAAACTCCACACTACAACAAA AGCTCAAAGCAACATGAACTAGATTTCAGAGAAAGAAGCAGGACAGACATATCTATACAAGCATCAGTTAAGAACTTTCAGCTTACAATGAAG GAAGATGGCGGAGGGCAAACAGTTCTTCTTTTCGGAAAGTTAGGAAAGTCAAAATACTTGATGGATTATAG GTATCCCTTGACTGGCTACCAGGCTTTTGCAATTTGCTTAGCATCCATAGATTCAAAACTGTGTTACTGCATCTAG